From the Candidozyma auris chromosome 2, complete sequence genome, the window ttctccttgttaTCCACCCCTTAAGATTTCAGCAAAGGTCACCTATTCTGATGGGTCCTTGACCTATTAATGTGCAATACTGAACTTATATCATTCAGTGTGAAGTGaactgcttcttttgtctcCTTCTTTCCTATAGAAAGCAGTTTTAGTCATCCTTTGAAGGTCATGGGCCGTTAGAGTGTGGGTAGAAGCACATCTTCGTGGTTTCAAGGGAAGCACGAATTTATCATTTCACTAATTTCAACGCAGTTTAATATTACAATCATAGCGGTCTTCTagatcttttcttttcctcaaaTATAGGTGAACTTCTGGTCGGCTCTCACTGCTTTGGCCTACTGATAACGATACGCATGGACTCACATTTGTACACTCCCGCAGCCACCACCATCTAAACTACCCTGACCTCTTTCCGAAACTTCACACCTGCCAATTACTCTTTGATATCATGCCTCCGGAACTGTCGAAAGAGgagtcatcttcttcgagtcCGACCTCAGAAACTGCCCATTCCTCGAGTAATTCTGTCCAAACAAGTCTAGACCGTGCACATGTCAATGAACCCAAAAATGCTGGCTCAGGAACAGATTCTCCAtcagaagctcaaaatctGTTTCAAAGCGTGTTGGCTCAATTCTGGCAAAGAATCCGATCACCAGAAGCTACAGATCAGCCACAGCCGCTGGGACTGGTGGTCATTATGGGCTCCTCCTACCAGGGTACGTTGACTCTGCCACATATCACTGAGGCTATCCAGAGACGGATTTGGTTCACATACAGAACAGGTTTCGAGCCTATCCCGAAGGCAGAAGATGGGCCCAGTCCACTTTCATTCATTGGGTCCATGATTGTGCATGGAGCAAACCCACACGGAACCATTTCTGGGTTATTTGACAACTCTAACTTCACCTCTGACGTTGGCTGGGGGTGTATGATACGAACGGCTCAATGCTTGCTTGCCAATACGCTTCAGACTGTGCTAGTGAAAGGTGCCGTGAAGGAGGGCAAAATGCCCGATTGGAATGCTGTAAACTCCCATGTGATCTCCTTGTTTAAAGATACCTACAAGACCCCGTACTCTTTGCACAACTTTGTCAGGGTTGCCTCGCATCTGCcattgaaggtgaagcCAGGGCAGTGGTTCGGTCCCAGCGCTGCATCATTATCAATCAAACGACTCTCTTGCGCAGCAAACCAGAGAGGCAATATTTCCCCGGAATTGAGTGTCATGATTTGCGAGAGCTGTGATCTACATGATGACGAAGTTAAGCACGTGTTTGAGCAAAGCGGAAGACcacttcttttgctcttccCCATACGACTCGGTATTGAGACCATAAACTCAATCTACTATCCCAGCTTGTTCCAGCTCCTATCCCTTCGCAATTCTATGGGTATCGCCGGAGGAAAACCGTCCTCCAGcttctatttttttggttACCAAGACCAACTGCTTCTATACTTGGACCCTCACACTTCACAGCATATCGATCAAACTAATGGCTCATATAAGCCCGCCACTTGCAGCACAGTACACATATCAGGGCTAGACCCTTCCATGGTTGttggtcttcttgttgaatCTTATCAGGACTAtgaggagctcaaagcAAAACTCAAGGATGCCAATAAAATAGTTCACTTTCATGAACGTGCACCTGCAAGAAAGTCCGCCTCAGTGCCCGTGCAAGACAGAAGTATGGAACATGTGGAATCAGAACGCGACAGCATAGAAGATTTgggtgattttgttgatcttggagATGATATTGCTGACCCAATTTCTGAAGCAGAGTTTGGCAATGATTCCTTTGATCCTTCTAGCTCAtttgttgcaaaatatgATGTTGTCGATGGTCCGTCCCCAGTAACagttcttgatgacgaggaagaggcGTAAGTGGAGAGTTGATTGAGTCTCGGCTGGATCGCGGCTCACGTTACAAATATTCCTTCGTGGTGGTTATTACGACTGAAGGACCTCCatgtttgcagccatatGGTAGTGCATACACTGCATATCAAGCCTGAGGTGGTACAACACCATTGATATCACCAAAAGctacttgatcaagtatCTCATCTTTAGACTACATTACTTCAGTACGCTCGTGAATAAATGCTGAGCAGTAGCATGAGAATATGCACGGTCTGTGCatccaacaacaacagatCCATGGAGTCCCACAAACAGCTTCGAGACGCAGGTTTCGAAGTAAGCTCTTTTGGTACTGGTTCTTCCGTGAAGCTTCCAGGCCCCTCTATCGACAGGCCAAATGTCTATGAGTTTGGAACCCCTTACGAGCAAATATACCAGGACTTGATTTCACAGGAATACAGGAAAATGTATGAGGCCAATGGGTTGATCCTGATGCTAGACAGAAACAGACAAGTTAAAAGAGCCCCCGAGAAGTGGCATGCCAATGCTGCAGCAGGTAAGTTCGATCTTGTGATAACCTGTGAAGAGAGGTGTTTTGACTCGGTATTGGAGGATCTCATGATGAGAATGAACAACAAGtcagaagaggaggaagcgAAAGACGTCAGGCAAGTGGTTCACGTCATTAATGTGGACATCAAGGATGATAACGAAAATGCCAAGATAGGTGGTAAGGGAATAGTGAAATtagtgaagatgataaaCGAATacagagagaaagagaagcagcGAAAGGTCGACGAGGGTCAAGAGGACCAGTATCCTGTGATCATGGAAGATGAAATAATGAAAATTTTGACCGAGTGGCAGCGTGACCATGTTCATTTGCCCACGCTCTACAGCGCGTCCTACTACTAATACGATGCATAgatttgaagtttttgagtAGGTGGTCATACCTTCTTGTTTGGCCATAGCTTAATGTATAGAAGAAACAGCATAAGAGGCTACATTTGAATAGATGTAAGTTTAGCATCAGATTTGAAATTCGTGATTTTTTATGACTTCAGTGACTATTGTGCTCGCTTCGGAGCGCTCAACTACCacaattttgcaacttctccCCTGTTTAGCGCGCGATGAGAATAACCAAACCATTTACTACTAATTAGACATCTTTTCATATTATGCCCCCTAAACCGCCTCCAAACTCTCGAAAAGCAAAGCTATATAGCAGCCGAACGATCAGATCAGAAGCGGTTGACCCGAGTCTCAACGAT encodes:
- a CDS encoding cysteine protease ATG4, encoding MPPESSKEESSSSSPTSETAHSSSNSVQTSLDRAHVNEPKNAGSGTDSPSEAQNSFQSVLAQFWQRIRSPEATDQPQPSGSVVIMGSSYQGTLTSPHITEAIQRRIWFTYRTGFEPIPKAEDGPSPLSFIGSMIVHGANPHGTISGLFDNSNFTSDVGWGCMIRTAQCLLANTLQTVLVKGAVKEGKMPDWNAVNSHVISLFKDTYKTPYSLHNFVRVASHSPLKVKPGQWFGPSAASLSIKRLSCAANQRGNISPELSVMICESCDLHDDEVKHVFEQSGRPLLLLFPIRLGIETINSIYYPSLFQLLSLRNSMGIAGGKPSSSFYFFGYQDQSLLYLDPHTSQHIDQTNGSYKPATCSTVHISGLDPSMVVGLLVESYQDYEELKAKLKDANKIVHFHERAPARKSASVPVQDRSMEHVESERDSIEDLGDFVDLGDDIADPISEAEFGNDSFDPSSSFVAKYDVVDGPSPVTVLDDEEEA
- the SSU72 gene encoding RNA polymerase II subunit A C-terminal domain phosphatase → MRICTVCASNNNRSMESHKQLRDAGFEVSSFGTGSSVKLPGPSIDRPNVYEFGTPYEQIYQDLISQEYRKMYEANGLISMLDRNRQVKRAPEKWHANAAAGKFDLVITCEERCFDSVLEDLMMRMNNKSEEEEAKDVRQVVHVINVDIKDDNENAKIGGKGIVKLVKMINEYREKEKQRKVDEGQEDQYPVIMEDEIMKILTEWQRDHVHLPTLYSASYY